In the genome of Populus trichocarpa isolate Nisqually-1 chromosome 6, P.trichocarpa_v4.1, whole genome shotgun sequence, one region contains:
- the LOC7455662 gene encoding leucine-rich repeat receptor-like protein kinase TDR yields MEIFHCLYFRILLTFTFIVAVVVATNPYSEALLSLKSELIDDSNSLDDWSVPPGGQTGERVQACSWSGVRCNNNSTVVIALDLSMKNLGGELSGKQFSVFTELVDLNFSYNSFSGQLPVGIFNLTNLKILDISRNNFSGQFPEGISGLRNLVVLDAFSNSFSGPLPVEVSQLDYLKILNLAGSYFDGPIPSKYGSFKSLEFIHLAGNFLGGTIPPELGQLKTVTHMEIGYNSYEGSVPWQLSNMSELQYLDIASANLSGPIPKQLSNLTKLESLFLFRNQLTGSVPWEFGKIVPLASLDLSDNHLSGPIPESFAELKNLKLLSLMYNEMNGTVPQGIGQLPSLETFLIWNNFFSGSLPRDLGRNLKLKWVDVSTNNFIGSIPPDICAGGLVKLILFSNNFTGKLSPSISNCSSLVRLRIEDNSFSGEIPLKFSQLPDITYVDLSGNEFSGGIPTDISQASNLRYFNISNNPGLGGMIPAKTWSSPLLQNFSASACNISGNLPPFHSCKSVSVIELHTNNLAGSVPGSVSDCQALRKMDLAFNKFTGHIPEDLASLPGLSVLDLSHNNFSGPIPAKFGASSSLVLLNVSFNDISGSIPSNNVFRLMGSNAYEGNPKLCGAPLKPCSASIAIFGGKGTRKLTWVLLLCAGLVVLIVASILGIFYIRRGSKGQWKMVSFSGLPRFTANDVLRSFSSTESMEAVPAESSSVCKAVLPTGITVSVKKIELETKRMKKATEFMTRLGVARHKNLIRLLGFCYNKQLAYVLHDYQPNGNLAEKISLKRDWMAKYKLVIGIARGLCFLHHDCYPAIPHGDLKLSNILFDENMEPHLAEFGFKYLVEMTKGSSPATISMRETGELNSAIKEELCMDTYKFGEIVLEILTNGRLANAGGSIQSKPKEVLLREIYSANQTGSADAMQEEIKLVFEVALLCMRSRPSDRPSMEDALKLLSGVKSEVN; encoded by the exons ATGGAGATTTTTCATTGCTTGTACTTCAGGATTCTCTTGACCTTTACATTCATCGTAGCTGTGGTTGTGGCTACTAATCCTTATTCAGAGGCTCTCTTGAGCTTAAAATCTGAGCTCATTGATGATAGTAACAGTCTGGATGATTGGTCAGTGCCCCCCGGAGGGCAAACAGGAGAGAGAGTCCAAGCATGTTCTTGGTCTGGTGTCAGATGCAACAACAATTCCACAGTTGTTATTGCTTTAGACCTGTCTATGAAGAATCTTGGTGGTGAATTATCAGGGAAGCAATTTAGTGTCTTCACTGAGCTTGTTGATCTCAACTTCAGCTACAACTCATTCTCAGGGCAGCTTCCTGTGGGAATCTTTAACCTCACTAATCTAAAAATCTTGGATATCAGCAGAAACAATTTTTCTGGCCAGTTTCCAGAGGGAATCTCAGGTCTTCGAAACCTGGTTGTACTTGATGCCTTCAGCAACAGCTTTTCTGGGCCGTTGCCAGTTGAAGTTTCCCAGCTTGACTATCTCAAAATTCTCAATCTGGCTGGGAGTTACTTTGATGGACCAATCCCATCAAAGTATGGTTCTTTCAAGAGCCTTGAGTTTATTCACCTGGCAGGTAACTTCCTCGGTGGTACCATACCACCAGAACTAGGCCAACTCAAGACAGTGACCCATATGGAGATTGGCTACAATTCATATGAAGGAAGTGTCCCATGGCAATTGAGTAACATGAGTGAGCTTCAGTATCTTGATATAGCTAGTGCCAATCTATCTGGCCCAATACCAAAGCAACTCTCCAATCTCACCAAGCTTGAATCACTATTTCTCTTTAGAAACCAGCTCACTGGATCGGTCCCCTGGGAGTTTGGAAAAATTGTGCCTCTTGCAAGCTTAGATCTTTCTGATAATCATCTTTCTGGGCCTATACCTGAGAGCTTTGCAGAGTTGAAGAATCTCAAGCTGCTAAGCCTCATGTACAATGAAATGAATGGCACTGTTCCGCAAGGCATTGGTCAGCTTCCTTCGCTGGAAACTTTCCTTATATGGAACAATTTCTTCTCTGGGTCACTTCCACGGGACTTGGGCAGGAACTTAAAGCTAAAATGGGTGGATGTTTCCACCAACAATTTCATCGGCAGCATTCCACCGGATATTTGTGCCGGAGGACTAGTAAAACTGATCCTGTTTTCGAATAACTTTACGGGCAAGCTTTCACCATCCATCTCCAATTGTTCTTCGCTTGTGCGTCTACGAATCGAAGACAATTCCTTCTCCGGTGAGATACCTCTTAAATTCAGCCAGCTTCCTGATATCACATATGTAGACCTTTCCGGGAACGAGTTTTCCGGTGGGATTCCCACAGATATCTCTCAAGCTTCCAATCTGCGGTACTTCAATATCTCAAATAACCCAGGGCTTGGAGGTATGATCCCAGCAAAAACATGGTCTTCGCCACTTCTCCAAAATTTCTCAGCGTCAGCGTGTAATATCTCAGGCAATCTTCCTCCATTCCACTCCTGCAAATCTGTTTCTGTTATTGAGTTACACACGAACAATCTAGCAGGAAGTGTCCCTGGAAGTGTTTCTGATTGCCAAGCTCTTAGGAAGATGGATTTAGCTTTTAATAAGTTTACTGGTCATATACCAGAAGACCTTGCAAGCCTTCCAGGTTTAAGTGTCCTAGACTTGTCACATAATAACTTCAGTGGTCCGATACCAGCAAAGTTTGGTGCTTCTTCAAGCTTAGTGCTTCTAAACGTGTCTTTTAATGATATCTCTGGTTCCATTCCATCCAACAACGTGTTTAGATTGATGGGTAGCAATGCTTATGAGGGAAATCCAAAGCTATGTGGAGCACCCCTGAAACCATGTTCTGCTTCGATCGCAATATTCGGCGGCAAGGGCACAAGAAAGCTTACATGGGTTCTGCTACTCTGTGCAGGGTTGGTTGTATTAATTGTGGCATCAATCTTGGGGATATTCTATATCCGGAGAGGAAGTAAAGGTCAATGGAAAATGGTCTCCTTCAGTGGACTCCCCCGATTCACAGCAAATGATGTTTTGAGAAGCTTTAGTTCCACGGAATCAATGGAAGCAGTGCCAGCAGAATCTAGTTCAGTTTGCAAAGCCGTGCTGCCTACAGGAATAACAGTTTCGGTGAAAAAGATTGAACTGGAAACAAAGAGAATGAAGAAAGCCACAGAATTTATGACACGACTAGGTGTTGCAAGACACAAGAATTTGATTAGATTGCTAGGATTTTGCTACAACAAGCAACTAGCTTATGTCTTGCATGATTATCAGCCTAATGGTAACTTGGCTGAAAAAATCAGCTTGAAGAGAGATTGGATGGCCAAGTACAAACTCGTCATTGGCATTGCTAGGGGACTGTGCTTCCTTCACCATGACTGTTACCCAGCAATTCCTCATGGAGATTTGAAGTTGAGTaacatattgtttgatgaaaatatggAGCCTCATTTGGCTGAATTTGGGTTCAAGTACCTTGTGGAAATGACTAAAGGCTCGTCTCCTGCAACAATTTCCATGAGAGAAACAG GCGAACTCAACAGTGCCATAAAAGAGGAGCTCTGCATGGACACATACAAATTTGGGGAGATCGTTCTGGAAATCCTGACTAATGGCAGATTGGCAAATGCAGGAGGGAGTATACAGAGCAAGCCTAAGGAGGTGCTTCTAAGAGAAATATACAGCGCGAATCAAACTGGTTCTGCTGATGCAATGCAAGAGGAAATAAAACTGGTTTTTGAAGTTGCTTTGCTCTGCATGAGAAGTAGGCCATCTGATCGACCATCCATGGAAGATGCACTGAAACTTCTATCAGGGGTGAAGTCGGAAGTAAATTAA